Within Spinacia oleracea cultivar Varoflay chromosome 4, BTI_SOV_V1, whole genome shotgun sequence, the genomic segment TCTACTCTAAAACAAAAAATAGATTGTGGTAGCAATGTAAAGGCAAATATACAAATATACAACATGTTCTCCCTTATTACAGGAAGTTGGAACATGACTAATAGTTCACCATTAAACCTACTAGAgaaatcagatcagaccaggcCAAACCATCAATTAGAGAAATCAGACCAGATCAAACAAAGGGAATAGAGCCTAACCCACGCAACAATACTCCACACTACGTATGTTCTGCTGTACTCAATTCTACCTCTTCACCAGATCAAGGTGTGCCATTGAAAAAACATAGGTTTTCGGCGAAGAACTAGCTTTTCCATAAATCCATAACATACGACACTTCAGAAACCTACTCAAAACTTCAATTATTGAACACAACAATCTTTTTATGGAAGCTTTCACAAAACTGGTGCCTGAAATGAAACTGAAACTAGACTCCAATCTAGAAGAAGATTTTGTAAGAAATTCAGAAACTCCCTATAAACTCTTACGAGTAACATACCAAGTACATTTTTCATCTCTGAAGTTTAAGAAGAAAACAATCTTTTGTTTCCACTTCATACCACAGTTTTCTAATGCACATGTGCCTGTATACTGCAGAATTGCAGAACACCTAAATCTACTAATTAAGCTCTTCTACTTCTACTGCAGATAGTGCAGAAGTAGAGTAACAATTGATGTACCATTTGAACCAACTAAAATTAGTAATAATCTAACGAATCCCCATGTTTGTGTTTAAGGAATTGATGCGAACAATATTCTAACAGAACACTATCCTGTAAATCAAAGAGAACAGGGAAAAACAGATAACAAAAAAAACAACTAAAAAACCGCGCAAAGTTACAAGAGAACAAACTAGGAGAGTGTGAGCATACCATCTTAAGAATCAACTGTAGAAACCATTTGCCAAACTCCATCAACAGCTTCATTCCACAATGTAACGCTGTTATTACCATCTGCAACAGCCAATATGTTACCTGTTAAAGACCACGATACCCTCCAAACCGGGGTCCTGAAATCGTTCAAAACCTTTCCTTCCCATTGATCACCATCCCTTGCAACGGTCCACATAATCACCTTCCCATCTTGTGACGCGCTTGCAATGGTGGATTTCGGGAGCCCTAAATTTGGTGCCCAAGCAACATCCCGAACCCAATCAGTATGCATTTGTAGAGCAGGGAAACAATCCATCTTCCAATTCCCGTTATTCAGCTTCCAAATCTTCACTGTATTGTCACAACCTCCCGAACAGAGTTTCTGAACAGGATCATGTACACCAGAAGCTACAAGAGAACCGGGGGAAGTGGCGGGTGCCCACGAAACAGAGGTCACTCCAGCTGGGTGAGCTTGATCTATCTTTGTCGAATCCCAACCATTATCAGACGACCTCATTGAATAAACCATTATATTCCCGTCGGATGATCCACTTGCAAGACAAAGTCCGACCTCGTGAGGGGCCCATGAGATTGAATTAACTGATGATTTGTGATCATCAAAGATTTGGGATTGTGACCATTCATTCTGGTTACCTTCTTTCCAGATTATGACTTTCCCATCATAGGAACATGAAGCTAAGATTGACCCGAACTTGGGATGAGCCCAAGCGACCTGCCAAACCGGGCCTTGGTGACCACTCAGGGTAGCAAGGTCCTGGTGGGAGTTGTTGCTCACTCCAATAATCTTGATTGTGTGGTCAGATGATGCTGTGGCTATACGTTTTCCATAGTAATCCATTTGAAAATCATGGATTGTGTCTTGGTGACCCGTCTCAATCTTCTGTAATCCCATGATTCCTTCTTCACTTTCTTCAGTTTCTGCGAAATTGCAGTGGTCGTGATTCTTATGAATCCGAATTAACATTCGCAAATAAAAACATGAAAGAAGAATTATCACCAACCAATCCCCTATTTGAATCTGAACTATATTGCTCTTAGCAAGAACCCTTTCTAAAAAGTTCAATCAATTTGCAAAGGGTATGAAAATATACGGCAAAAAAGGCTAAATACTGATATTTTTTCCAAGTTTGACAAAATTTCACTTATTTTAATTCTCTTCTCAATCCTTTTTGTTACAATTCCTAACATTCTCTTCCCTCTCTCCTTGAACAAGGTAGACTTCCATCCTTCCCCTGCCCCATTAATCCATTATCATTCTTCATTGAGTTTGTTAGAGTCCAGTCATGGATGTTACTATGTTAGTCATGCTACTATCTTGACAAGTTGCTAACCTATAATCATTTTCCAAGGCTATCTTTCTtttaaggaaaatttgttagaaatgaccttttataaggTCGACTTtgtgagaaaggaccttttataagcaAAGTGGCCAATTGGGACCTTAATGAACTTTATTTTTGTTGACCGAGACCTTAGGTCGGATAATGGACATTGACCACATTTTCCGGCGTTAGACTTCTTCATGtgaccttaaaaaaaaaacagaaatcttaattttcaaattaattttctcCCTTTTTCCCCCCAATTCCATACACCCCTTTTATTattaaccccccccccccccccccccccaaaaaatcTAACTCTCTATTGTCTCTGCTTCTGCCCAGCACCACCGCAACACTCACCACCTAGCCCACCCAATCGGTCATCAAAGCCGACTTGGTTACTAAGCGAAGGAAACCAGTATTGAATAGATGTATAATTACTAATAAGCATCCCCTATAAAAATGTGGGCTTTGAGGATGATAAATTGATAATTGATATTTTCCCCAATAAAATTCATAACAAATCTTCTTCACACACCCAATAAAATTGGAATTGCTTCCAAAATTCAACAATTTAAACCTTTAATTtcagaaataaattaaaaaatcaattctttacaGCTTGAATTAAACCACCTAGTAAGATAACACAACATATGAAAATCAAACAAGATATCCCAACGTCAATCACTTCACAAACGATTTTCATGATATGGAAGATAAAAATCATAAGTCTCAGTAATCAGTCAATCTATAATCTGATTGAAATCACAGAAATCAAAATAAGAACGAGATCATAAACCCTAAGTCGAGAATTCAATTGAGGGATTCTACACACAAATCTGTTAAGATCAACCAAACAGAAATCAATTGAATGGACAATGTACAATTAAAGTTAGAAAACATGATATACAAAGAAGAATTACAAATACCGAAAAATTAAGCCCTAATTTACGAGCTGCAATCAACATTAATTGATGAAACAAACAGCGAAACATGGAAAGAAAAAGAGGGAGAAATACAGAAAGGTGATGATGATAGAGAGAAAACCTGGAAAAAAAGCTTCGAAATTTGATCGCCAATGGCTGAATGGCGTTTCGCGACAAAGCAAGCTCTGCTGTAATATTGGATTTGGATTTAGAAGAAAAGAAGAGTCAACTCTTGCGTTTTCTTTTCGTTTTTCAAGTTCTATTTTTACACGTGATACAATGATTTCCTTGTTCCCTATTTATAAGTGATGCGTTTTAcggttcacaaattcttatttacaatgggtgtacaataaatattgtacaccaaagtaaaagttaactcaaaatgcttaaaagttaagcttatatatgtaaaagttatgtattttttagtgttaaattttttcattttagtaaaacttatttctttaaaatgacaaataatgtataaaattaatcatttaaccctttaaaatgtttatctatcaaattttttattactaatataaaagttaatcaaaattaggttaaagttacaaaaaattgggtaaaagttatcttggtgtacaataaatttattgtacacctagtgcgcgcaagaccttttgtttacCGTTTGAGGTTGGCCtgagtggttaagggtctcttgctccttaaccaaggtctcgggttcgagccttgggaatggaaaaaacctcaactggcagggatgctgcccatcgaggtacccatgcaaactcccgcgggagattagtccaaTGATGCGTTTTGGTCTAACCTTATTTTTTATGaacttaattttttaaaataagtaaaaattaggTGAATAGAATAATACAGTACATTTATTCTTGTTTCTATAACGGTTTAACTATCACATATTTTAAAGTCTGATCATCTGAATATAACCTTATCTGAATGGACCAGTTTGGCATCTATAGGAAAAAGCTCTACTTTCGGCCATAAACCAAAAATAATCTTAAATTCAGATAATGATCTTGATTTTTAATAGTTGATATCGTGATAAGATCCCTTCATCTAAACCACCTCCTAAAACTAtttttagtactccctccgtcccataatatagtgcccgtttgaccaaaatcacggttattaaggtaaaggataacattgataataaaaacaataatgatttgtactttcaagataaagtacatgttagttggcAAAAATGGAGAGATAAATTATAGATTAAAggtgtgtacataataaataggcctaaaaaggacaaaaatcaagcacatgggttgaataaaagtcaaaaagtacaattttcaaagtaaaaattaatggtttaaaatagaaataggcacatcatttagggacaccattttaggaaaacaggcactatattataggacggagggagtacaatacACTGATCAAGACAAGATGCTCTTTTGGCGGGAATGTGATAAAATAAGCTCCATAAGGTCATAAGTTTAGTTTAAATATATGCAAATTAGTCTCTCATGCATAAACTAACCTACAATTAACTCCTAATTGTCAATTTCTGTTCAAATTGTTAGGAGTGAAAACTAGAGATACAAAATTTAACAATCACAAGTTTAAGGCCTCCTATCTAACAACAAGGTTCAATTGGTAAATGCAGAAGTAGCAATACCAAACTTGTGAGCCAAAAATGACATCCATATATTATAAATCAATATACAATTCCAAATTACCAAATCATACTATTGGGAAACATATACATACTTATATATTTCAATATTTCCCAAATACATAAAATAGTTATCTACTaagctaattaaattaatctcaCATGATTctcatatttacaactttctctTCAAGATTGTATATAAAAAGGCTAACAAAATGACAATAACTTggctttctttttcttgttttatacAATTACTCACTACTCTAAACTCTCTCTACCTCATCTGGAAGTTGAGTGTCTTAATGCAGTATGCATACATGAAGGCGAAGAACACCGTGAAACCGATTAAAACAACGGCTACCGGAGCCATAAAATTAGGCTCATACCCaaaatgaatttgtatgtaTTCCTTAATCATGGGATCGGGTATCATCCCCGTGCCTTGGATCGTTTGTGTTAGATCACCATATTGCGACACTATCAACCCATAAACTGTCCACGCGACGGGGCAGATCCAGTAGTACCATACCCACCATTTTGGGATTCTCTGAAAATTCACAAccaaaccaaaacaaaaaaggTTAGGGCTCATTctatatgatttagattgaatcatgaactaaaaaaaaaaacatatttataTTAATCATGCTGATTTTGAAAATCGACAACAAAAAACTCGAAACTACGTTTTGTTGTTTTCATATTGAaaaaattgattctaaaaatacaacaTTTAAGCGGATTTCTTAAAAAGGGCCGACTTTTTGTTTAACTAAGAATAACACGACATTTTAGACATGTCTTCTTTTTAAAGGGATTCTCTCAACAACGACTTGCTATAATAGGGTATTAGGAAAATCCACCTCACAAATTAAACACTTTTTCTTCCCACAATTAAGAAAAAGATTGAAAGTTTTGTAGCATATTACGTATTGTACCAATCTATTGTAGATGGGAACACTTTAAAAGAAGATAGGTTCAAAATGTTGTGTTATTCTTAGAGGTTGAATTTTTAAAATCAATCTTTCCTTtctggtttttagttttgtagaaaacagaaaactagaaacaaaaaaaaagatattGAACGGACTTGTTTCCACCTTCTACATTACTAACATTTTTCATAATTACTTCATGTtagaaacaaaaaataaaaaattctttGTGTATGTTTAAT encodes:
- the LOC110792902 gene encoding protein transport protein SEC13 homolog B, whose amino-acid sequence is MGLQKIETGHQDTIHDFQMDYYGKRIATASSDHTIKIIGVSNNSHQDLATLSGHQGPVWQVAWAHPKFGSILASCSYDGKVIIWKEGNQNEWSQSQIFDDHKSSVNSISWAPHEVGLCLASGSSDGNIMVYSMRSSDNGWDSTKIDQAHPAGVTSVSWAPATSPGSLVASGVHDPVQKLCSGGCDNTVKIWKLNNGNWKMDCFPALQMHTDWVRDVAWAPNLGLPKSTIASASQDGKVIMWTVARDGDQWEGKVLNDFRTPVWRVSWSLTGNILAVADGNNSVTLWNEAVDGVWQMVSTVDS